One stretch of Aquimarina sp. Aq107 DNA includes these proteins:
- a CDS encoding glutamate-5-semialdehyde dehydrogenase, giving the protein MSIVLDISQRNSVLQKMAILVDQNRGEILDENLKDLKSYQGSDLAMRDRLKVDDHKIEVMIAALKQLANQEDPIGVERFRFTHDNGMQVYNKTASFGTVLIIYESRPDVTVEAAGIAFKSGNKILLKGGKESLHSNLAIVKLWHQALKEETISFDWITYLNYNRLETQSFLEKPTQNVDLIVPRGGERLIAFVKEHATCPVIVSGRGNNFVYVHNEADKALALDNIINGKTDKISACNAVDKVLIDKNLPNKEDFVKNLITTLKNFNVEILGDTSLSKYEEVLPISDNSIWQEEFLDYKIVIGETENAQDAISKINEYSGGHSAAIITRNQTEAETFMMNVDCAAVYHNASTRFTDGFQLGLGGELAISTDKLHQRGPIGLQHLVTNKWYIHGNGQIR; this is encoded by the coding sequence ATGAGCATAGTGTTAGATATATCACAAAGAAATTCAGTATTGCAAAAGATGGCAATTTTAGTGGATCAAAACCGAGGTGAAATACTAGATGAAAATCTTAAAGATCTTAAATCTTATCAAGGGAGTGATCTTGCAATGCGTGACCGTTTAAAAGTGGATGACCATAAAATTGAAGTGATGATTGCTGCTCTCAAGCAATTGGCAAATCAAGAAGATCCAATTGGAGTAGAGCGGTTTCGATTTACCCATGATAATGGTATGCAAGTGTATAATAAAACAGCATCTTTCGGGACAGTATTGATTATTTATGAATCAAGACCAGATGTAACCGTTGAAGCGGCTGGAATTGCATTTAAATCAGGAAATAAAATTTTACTAAAGGGAGGAAAAGAATCATTACACTCTAATCTAGCAATAGTAAAACTTTGGCATCAAGCACTAAAAGAAGAGACTATCTCTTTTGATTGGATTACATATTTAAATTATAATAGACTAGAGACACAATCTTTTTTAGAAAAACCAACTCAAAATGTGGATTTAATTGTTCCAAGAGGTGGAGAAAGATTGATTGCATTTGTAAAGGAACACGCTACTTGTCCTGTAATAGTTAGTGGAAGAGGTAATAACTTTGTCTATGTCCATAATGAGGCTGATAAAGCATTGGCTTTGGATAATATCATTAATGGAAAAACTGATAAAATCTCAGCATGCAATGCTGTGGATAAAGTTCTAATTGATAAGAACCTTCCTAATAAAGAAGATTTTGTAAAAAACCTTATTACAACCCTTAAAAATTTTAATGTAGAAATATTAGGGGATACTTCTTTATCCAAATACGAAGAAGTTTTACCTATATCTGATAACAGTATTTGGCAAGAAGAATTTTTAGATTATAAGATAGTTATTGGAGAAACGGAGAATGCACAAGATGCAATTTCTAAAATAAATGAATATAGCGGAGGGCATTCTGCAGCAATTATTACGAGAAATCAGACAGAAGCCGAGACTTTTATGATGAACGTAGATTGTGCTGCGGTATATCATAATGCTTCTACAAGGTTTACAGATGGTTTTCAATTAGGTTTAGGAGGAGAATTGGCAATAAG
- a CDS encoding aspartate aminotransferase family protein has protein sequence MKLFDVYPLYDVEPVSAHDSIVIDKDGVEYLDLYGGHAVISVGHGHPHYVKRLKEQIEKIGFYSNAVHNSLQSELANKLGQLSGYKEYQLFLCNSGAEANENALKLASFYTGKSRVISFYNGFHGRTSAAVAATDNEKINAPLNQQQKVTFLPLNNLEVVKTELKKGDVCAVIIEPIQGVGGLDEGTTEFFKGLEEMCKESNVVLILDEVQAGFGRTGKFFGHQHHGITPDIISIAKGMGNGFPIGGIMIAPHIKPSYGMLGTTFGGNHLACAAASSVLEILETENLIDNARLTGDYFVSQALRIPGVRKVKGRGLMLGLEFDFEVGDLRKKLIYDEHIFTGGAMNKKLLRILPPLTVGKSEIDQFIRALQDILVLQKI, from the coding sequence ATGAAACTATTTGATGTATATCCACTTTATGATGTCGAACCTGTTAGCGCACATGACAGTATTGTTATCGATAAGGATGGTGTAGAATATTTAGATTTATATGGAGGTCATGCTGTAATTTCAGTAGGTCACGGACATCCACATTATGTAAAAAGATTAAAAGAGCAAATAGAAAAAATTGGATTTTATTCTAATGCTGTTCATAATAGTTTACAATCAGAATTAGCAAATAAATTAGGTCAATTATCTGGATACAAAGAGTATCAGTTGTTTCTATGTAATTCTGGGGCAGAAGCAAATGAAAATGCATTAAAATTGGCTTCTTTTTATACAGGAAAATCGAGAGTAATTTCTTTTTATAATGGTTTCCACGGAAGGACTTCTGCAGCAGTTGCTGCAACAGATAATGAAAAAATCAATGCTCCTTTAAATCAACAACAAAAAGTAACTTTTTTACCATTAAATAATTTAGAAGTTGTAAAAACTGAATTAAAAAAAGGAGATGTGTGTGCCGTAATTATAGAACCGATACAAGGCGTTGGAGGTTTAGATGAAGGAACCACTGAATTCTTTAAAGGATTAGAAGAGATGTGTAAGGAAAGCAATGTAGTGCTTATTCTAGATGAAGTACAAGCTGGATTCGGAAGAACGGGTAAATTCTTTGGTCATCAGCATCATGGGATTACTCCAGATATTATTTCAATTGCTAAAGGTATGGGAAATGGTTTTCCTATAGGTGGAATTATGATAGCACCTCATATAAAACCTAGTTATGGAATGTTGGGTACAACTTTTGGCGGAAATCATCTTGCTTGCGCTGCAGCATCTTCGGTTTTAGAAATATTAGAAACAGAAAACTTAATAGATAATGCTAGACTAACAGGTGATTATTTTGTTTCTCAAGCACTTCGTATTCCTGGAGTTAGAAAAGTAAAAGGTAGAGGGTTAATGCTAGGTTTAGAATTTGATTTTGAAGTAGGAGATCTTAGAAAAAAACTGATCTATGATGAGCATATTTTTACTGGTGGAGCGATGAATAAAAAGTTGTTAAGAATACTCCCGCCACTAACAGTTGGAAAATCTGAAATAGACCAATTCATTAGGGCGTTACAAGATATTTTGGTGTTACAAAAGATATGA
- the proC gene encoding pyrroline-5-carboxylate reductase gives MNKITIIGGGNLGKSIISGLANSDLFEAKNITVVDKSKYNLKEVEEKLNVSTSQDIITSIKDVKWVILCVQPRQLDAVLQEIKDALSNDQILISTVTGTSIEEINEIVPDNKVVRVMPNTGASKKLSMTCIAANDSVKEELLVVEKMFNTIGETLVIEERLMQAATVLGASGIAFFLRFLRAMIQGGIQMGFHPHEAQIIAVQTAIGAATLVAENGTHPEREIDKVTTPQGCTIEGLNEMEHQGLSSSVIKGVMASYEKINTIK, from the coding sequence ATGAATAAAATAACGATCATAGGAGGAGGTAATCTAGGTAAATCTATAATATCTGGATTGGCAAATAGTGATTTATTTGAAGCGAAAAATATTACTGTAGTAGATAAATCAAAATATAATTTAAAAGAAGTAGAAGAAAAACTAAATGTATCAACATCACAGGATATTATTACTTCTATAAAAGATGTTAAATGGGTAATCTTATGTGTACAACCTCGGCAGTTGGATGCTGTTTTACAGGAGATTAAAGATGCATTAAGTAATGATCAAATATTAATTTCAACGGTTACAGGTACTTCTATTGAAGAAATTAATGAAATAGTTCCTGATAATAAAGTAGTTCGGGTCATGCCTAATACTGGAGCATCAAAAAAATTATCGATGACTTGTATTGCGGCCAATGATAGTGTTAAAGAAGAATTATTGGTTGTAGAAAAGATGTTTAACACTATTGGAGAGACCTTGGTAATCGAAGAAAGATTAATGCAAGCGGCTACTGTTCTTGGAGCTAGCGGGATCGCATTCTTTTTAAGGTTTCTTAGAGCAATGATACAAGGAGGAATCCAAATGGGATTTCATCCACACGAAGCTCAGATTATAGCAGTGCAAACGGCTATAGGGGCGGCAACGCTAGTGGCAGAAAATGGAACTCATCCAGAACGAGAAATTGATAAAGTGACTACACCACAAGGATGTACAATCGAAGGATTAAATGAAATGGAGCATCAGGGATTGAGTTCCTCAGTGATAAAAGGAGTAATGGCTTCTTATGAGAAAATTAATACAATAAAATAA
- the argC gene encoding N-acetyl-gamma-glutamyl-phosphate reductase, protein MIKVGIIGGSGYTAGELLRLLVHHPEVDLDFVFSTTNAGVPVSKQHVDLLGDITLSFTDTINPNVDVLFLCLGHGRSKAFLETNTFSETTKIIDLGNDFRLESDHKFQNKDFIYGLPELQKDKIMSAQYIANPGCFATAIQLGLLPLAFSGKLIDTVHVNATTGSTGAGVMPGGTTHFSWRDNNFSSYKVFTHQHLDEIHQSIKQLQTSFESPIFFIPNRGNFSKGIYATMYTRYDGSEEEAKELYTSFYKDAKFTVISDQEIYLKQVVNTNKCIIHITKKDGMLLITSVIDNLIKGASGQAIHNMNLMFGLEEKIGLELKASAF, encoded by the coding sequence ATGATAAAAGTAGGGATTATAGGAGGGTCTGGATATACGGCTGGTGAATTATTAAGATTATTGGTTCACCATCCAGAAGTTGATTTAGATTTTGTATTTAGTACGACTAATGCGGGTGTACCAGTTAGTAAACAACATGTTGATTTATTAGGAGATATCACTCTTTCATTTACAGATACAATCAATCCAAATGTAGACGTTTTGTTTTTGTGCCTTGGGCATGGAAGATCTAAAGCTTTTTTGGAAACAAATACATTTTCTGAGACCACTAAAATCATTGATTTAGGAAATGATTTTAGGTTAGAGAGTGATCATAAATTTCAGAATAAAGATTTCATATATGGTTTGCCAGAATTACAAAAGGACAAAATCATGTCTGCGCAGTACATAGCAAACCCAGGATGTTTCGCAACAGCCATTCAATTAGGTTTATTACCACTTGCATTTTCGGGCAAATTAATAGATACCGTTCACGTAAATGCTACTACAGGTAGTACGGGAGCAGGAGTAATGCCTGGTGGTACTACACATTTTAGTTGGAGAGATAATAATTTCTCTAGTTATAAGGTTTTTACACATCAACATTTGGATGAGATTCATCAGAGTATAAAACAATTGCAAACTAGTTTTGAATCTCCAATTTTCTTTATTCCCAACAGAGGTAATTTCAGTAAAGGGATTTATGCTACAATGTATACTAGATATGACGGATCCGAAGAAGAGGCTAAAGAACTTTACACTTCTTTCTATAAGGATGCAAAATTTACAGTTATATCAGATCAAGAAATTTATTTGAAGCAAGTGGTAAATACAAATAAATGTATTATTCATATTACTAAAAAAGATGGGATGTTATTAATTACTTCTGTGATTGATAATTTGATTAAAGGAGCTTCTGGACAAGCAATTCATAATATGAATCTAATGTTTGGATTAGAAGAAAAAATAGGTTTAGAATTAAAAGCAAGTGCGTTTTAA